A section of the Citrus sinensis cultivar Valencia sweet orange chromosome 8, DVS_A1.0, whole genome shotgun sequence genome encodes:
- the LOC102619432 gene encoding caffeoyl-CoA O-methyltransferase — protein MASNAEDQQNQQGGHKEVGHKSLLQSDALYQYILETSVYPREAESMKELRELTAKHPWNVMTTSADEGQFLNMLLKLVNAKNTMEIGVYTGYSLLATALALPDDGKILAMDINRENYELGLPVIQKAGVAHKIDFREGPALPVLDLLIQDEKNHGSFDFIFVDADKDNYLNYHKRLVELVKVGGVIGYDNTLWNGSVVAPPDAPLRKYVRYYRDFVLELNKALAADPRIEICMLPVGDGVTICRRIK, from the exons ATGGCTTCCAACGCAGAAGATCAACAAAACCAACAAGGCGGACACAAGGAAGTTGGCCACAAGAGCCTGCTCCAATCCGATGCCCTCTACCAG TATATTCTTGAAACCAGTGTGTACCCAAGAGAGGCTGAATCAATGAAGGAGCTTAGAGAATTGACTGCCAAACATCCATG GAACGTTATGACAACGTCGGCAGACGAAGGGCAGTTCTTGAACATGCTGTTGAAGCTGGTCAATGCAAAGAACACAATGGAGATTGGAGTCTACACAGGCTACTCTCTTTTGGCCACTGCCCTTGCCCTTCCTGATGACGGAAAG ATTTTGGCCATGGACATCAACagagaaaattatgaattggGGCTGCCAGTTATCCAAAAAGCTGGTGTTGCTCACAAGATTGACTTCAGAGAAGGCCCTGCCCTGCCTGTTCTTGACCTACTGATCCAAGAT GAGAAGAACCATGGGTCCTTTGACTTCATATTTGTGGACGCTGATAAGGACAACTACCTAAACTACCACAAGAGGTTGGTTGAGTTGGTGAAGGTTGGAGGGGTGATCGGGTACGACAACACCCTATGGAACGGATCCGTCGTGGCGCCACCTGATGCTCCCCTTAGGAAGTACGTTAGGTATTACCGAGACTTCGTCTTGGAGCTCAACAAGGCCCTTGCTGCTGACCCCAGGATTGAAATCTGCATGCTCCCCGTTGGCGATGGAGTCACTATCTGCCGTCGGATCAAGTGA